In a genomic window of Halalkaliarchaeum sp. AArc-CO:
- a CDS encoding site-specific integrase — MIDDSTTQERTKWSLKYSFERYLQDKGKGRGGDGGNYRRNAARELERFAEWAAGDRGDDWTGIVPDDVDREPTFEDLEERVFRAYARHLAGDRGLKQNTVQTYYRYISAWCGWCVNEGYLEAHYAQRASAMAPLPEDDGRKPGDQQAWTTEQRHALTRYVDERAREAVEAYTTLPADADSLDKQRARYAALKATRDRALVFVLAYTAVRVGELLRDPNDPRRRGVRWEDLSLGDGSMDVYRKKQQWDAASLPDPVISPLRSYWKLMDPPTERWPVFPTFDQRTLAELVGEELAEQGERLETITECREEYARDLLLALDEDIRPPSITTDGARSILQRLSEAAEIDIDHPKHDYLAPHGGRRGMGEVLVRAFGYTVAARYLDNSEEMVRERYSHIEAGELGDVATEALDEIDSIPH, encoded by the coding sequence ATGATCGACGACAGTACCACCCAAGAACGCACAAAGTGGTCGTTGAAGTACTCCTTCGAGCGGTACCTCCAGGACAAAGGGAAGGGCCGCGGGGGGGACGGCGGGAACTATCGACGAAACGCGGCCCGCGAGCTCGAACGGTTCGCCGAGTGGGCCGCCGGCGACCGCGGCGACGACTGGACTGGGATCGTTCCCGACGACGTCGACCGTGAACCTACCTTCGAGGACCTCGAGGAACGGGTCTTCCGGGCGTATGCCCGACATCTCGCCGGCGATCGAGGGCTCAAACAGAACACTGTACAAACCTATTATCGCTATATCTCTGCGTGGTGTGGCTGGTGTGTCAACGAGGGGTACCTGGAAGCGCACTACGCCCAGCGGGCGAGTGCGATGGCGCCGCTGCCGGAGGACGACGGCCGCAAGCCCGGCGACCAGCAGGCCTGGACGACCGAACAGCGCCACGCCCTCACCCGCTACGTCGACGAACGAGCTCGCGAGGCTGTCGAGGCGTACACGACACTTCCGGCGGATGCTGACTCCCTCGACAAGCAACGAGCGCGCTACGCGGCGCTGAAGGCGACTCGCGACCGGGCCCTGGTGTTCGTTCTGGCGTACACCGCCGTCCGCGTCGGGGAACTTCTCCGGGACCCGAACGACCCGCGCCGGCGCGGCGTCCGCTGGGAGGACCTCTCGCTCGGCGACGGGAGTATGGACGTCTACCGGAAGAAACAACAGTGGGACGCCGCGAGTCTCCCTGACCCCGTGATCTCGCCCCTGCGGAGTTACTGGAAGCTCATGGACCCACCAACCGAGCGCTGGCCGGTGTTTCCGACATTCGACCAGCGGACGCTCGCAGAGCTCGTCGGGGAAGAGCTAGCCGAACAAGGGGAACGCCTAGAAACAATTACTGAGTGCCGTGAAGAATATGCTCGCGACCTACTGCTGGCACTCGATGAGGACATTCGGCCGCCGTCGATCACGACGGACGGCGCACGGTCGATTCTCCAACGGCTCTCAGAGGCCGCGGAGATCGACATCGACCATCCGAAACACGATTATCTCGCTCCCCACGGTGGTCGCCGCGGGATGGGTGAGGTTCTCGTCCGGGCCTTTGGATACACAGTTGCAGCCCGATATCTCGACAATTCTGAGGAGATGGTTCGCGAACGGTACTCACATATTGAGGCGGGTGAGCTCGGTGATGTCGCTACTGAGGCTCTTGATGAGATCGATAGTATCCCGCACTAG
- a CDS encoding type II toxin-antitoxin system PemK/MazF family toxin: MTDRGAVVWAPDPFKTDGGNPRPWLVVSGERMPYPDEESIAVAFTTQSHHPGSFAVPSEAWIRGEPGQQSFVLPWTLATLKDDLHVVGRQGSVTDEFTEQVTSAVITYLDNSEVADSA; the protein is encoded by the coding sequence ATGACTGACCGTGGAGCCGTCGTCTGGGCGCCCGATCCGTTCAAGACGGACGGCGGGAATCCTCGTCCGTGGTTAGTCGTTTCCGGCGAGCGGATGCCCTATCCCGACGAGGAGTCGATCGCCGTCGCATTCACGACGCAGTCTCACCACCCAGGCAGCTTCGCCGTACCGAGTGAGGCGTGGATCCGTGGGGAGCCGGGCCAGCAGAGCTTCGTATTGCCCTGGACGCTCGCCACGCTGAAAGACGACCTCCACGTCGTCGGTCGGCAGGGCTCAGTCACTGACGAATTCACCGAACAGGTCACGTCGGCCGTGATCACCTATCTCGATAACTCGGAGGTTGCTGACTCCGCATGA
- a CDS encoding MarR family transcriptional regulator translates to MPISKDEFRSIDEDGPSLPDLAPDTTQGTVYRFLLEHADQAFRQREIVDAVDVPEGSVGPTLKRLEEHGLVEHRDRFWTIADAEHAVASAGLHGAATADDIDGGFSDDDVEAWMETAVNPIESATDPKES, encoded by the coding sequence ATGCCCATCTCGAAAGACGAGTTCCGGTCCATCGACGAGGATGGGCCGTCACTTCCCGACCTCGCGCCGGACACCACGCAGGGGACCGTGTATCGCTTCCTTCTCGAGCACGCCGACCAGGCGTTTCGCCAACGAGAGATCGTCGACGCTGTCGACGTCCCTGAAGGAAGCGTGGGTCCAACGCTGAAGCGACTCGAAGAACACGGTCTCGTCGAGCATCGCGATCGCTTCTGGACGATCGCCGACGCCGAGCACGCGGTCGCGTCGGCAGGGCTTCACGGCGCCGCCACGGCTGACGACATCGATGGAGGGTTCTCTGACGACGACGTCGAGGCCTGGATGGAGACCGCTGTCAATCCTATCGAGTCAGCGACCGACCCGAAGGAGTCGTGA
- a CDS encoding ParA family protein: MLAYSTYSEAGGVGKTTTAANLAVAHARAGLKPLVVPLDPQDGNLSRLFGVDEQRTESVDNLVRHMIRRPNGDFDDMIRTVEGVDIVPEHNMLSDLAEYLQREKDQAEAMGEAFGMHAQLLRVLREANVPDKYDVLICDPPATEGPHLYNAIHATRSLVIPIEPSAKGRAAVQGLESLVTGLENQLDVEVGVLAAVPMGFKNTRDQRTILDEINYSIPEVIGERASLMEGCWMQQCSAFRYVQDFRDRERDYELETLAQFDKIARHLEKEVGLEAPSPPEPGDLDHEVVTV, encoded by the coding sequence ATGTTAGCGTACTCAACGTACAGTGAGGCAGGTGGGGTCGGGAAGACAACGACAGCTGCTAATCTAGCAGTCGCTCATGCTCGCGCCGGGCTGAAACCGCTCGTGGTGCCACTTGATCCACAGGACGGTAATTTGTCTCGCCTCTTCGGCGTCGATGAACAAAGAACCGAATCGGTCGATAATCTGGTCCGACATATGATTCGTCGACCAAACGGAGATTTCGACGATATGATCAGGACCGTCGAGGGTGTAGATATCGTCCCGGAACACAACATGTTGTCCGATCTCGCGGAATATCTACAGCGCGAGAAGGATCAAGCCGAAGCGATGGGAGAAGCGTTTGGAATGCACGCACAGTTGCTCCGCGTGCTTCGCGAGGCTAATGTCCCCGATAAATATGATGTCCTTATCTGTGACCCACCCGCCACCGAAGGTCCGCATCTCTACAACGCGATCCACGCAACGCGATCGTTGGTCATCCCCATTGAGCCCAGCGCAAAAGGACGAGCTGCTGTACAAGGACTTGAGTCACTCGTAACTGGGCTCGAAAATCAACTTGACGTCGAGGTAGGCGTGCTTGCTGCGGTTCCAATGGGATTCAAAAATACACGAGACCAGCGAACGATTCTCGATGAGATAAACTATTCAATTCCGGAAGTCATCGGGGAACGCGCTTCCCTGATGGAAGGATGCTGGATGCAACAGTGCTCGGCTTTTAGATACGTCCAGGACTTCCGCGACCGTGAGCGTGATTATGAACTGGAAACGCTCGCTCAATTTGATAAAATTGCACGCCACCTCGAGAAAGAAGTCGGACTCGAAGCGCCATCGCCACCGGAGCCCGGTGATCTCGATCACGAGGTGGTGACGGTATGA